GAATCCCATCTGCGGCGATATCATGAAAATGGATCTGAAGATCGAAAATAATGTCATTGTCGACGCCAAATTCAAGACTTTTGGATGCGGCTCCGCCATTGCCACTTCCAGCATGGCGACCGAATTGATTATCGGCAAGACAACAGACGAGGCGCTCGATATGACCAATCAGGTTGTCGCGGAGGCTCTGGACGGTTTGCCGAAAGTGAAAATGCACTGCTCGGTCCTGGCAGAACAGGCTGTAAAAAAGGCCCTTGAACAGTATTATATCGATCACGGCATGATGACACCGGAACGCCTGGCCAAGTTTAAGATCCTGAACCAGGATGAAAACAAGC
The genomic region above belongs to Fastidiosipila sp. and contains:
- the nifU gene encoding Fe-S cluster assembly scaffold protein NifU, producing the protein MEYSEKVLDHFMNPRNMGEIPDADATGTVGNPICGDIMKMDLKIENNVIVDAKFKTFGCGSAIATSSMATELIIGKTTDEALDMTNQVVAEALDGLPKVKMHCSVLAEQAVKKALEQYYIDHGMMTPERLAKFKILNQDENKQK